The Pogona vitticeps strain Pit_001003342236 chromosome 6, PviZW2.1, whole genome shotgun sequence genome contains a region encoding:
- the LOC144583743 gene encoding olfactory receptor 6E1-like: protein MENNSRVSEFTLVGFTDNQQLEILLFIVLFIAYLSTVLGNTLIIVLTIVNQQLRSPMYFFLRHFAVLEIGFTSVMIPKALFNIATGHKAISVYGCFVQIFVYFALGSTEFFLLAIMSVDRCVAICNPLHYSSIMTEWICSLLVLCCWGGGTLLFMGPAVGLFRMPFCGPSTINHFFCDNGPLIRLACADTTLLEYTYFLTAMILFLGTLAIHVISYAKIISTILGIPSATGRQKAFSTCASHITVISITYGSCIVLYLRLNKPSEVDYSKVVAVFNTVVSPLLNPFIYCLRNEQFQSSLKDTFRKCITVWKTQQG from the coding sequence ATGGAGAACAACAGCCGGGTGAGTGAGTTCACCCTTGTGGGCTTCACTGACAATCAGCAGCTTGAAATCTTACTTTTCATTGTTCTGTTTATTGCATATCTTTCGACAGTTTTGGGAAACACACTTATTATTGTTCTCACAATTGTGAATCAGCAGCTCCGTTCCccaatgtatttctttcttcgACACTTTGCAGTCTTGGAGATTGGATTCACCTCTGTCATGATTCCCAAAGCCTTGTTCAACATCGCTACGGGGCACAAGGCTATCTCTGTATACGGGTGCTTTGTGCAAATTTTTGTGTACTTTGCCCTCGGAAGCACAGAGTTCTTCCTCCTGGCGATCATGTCTGTTGACAGATGTGTAGCCATCTGCAACCCCCTGCACTACTCAAGCATCATGACGGAGTGGATTTGCTCCTTACTGGTGTTATGCTGCTGGGGAGGGGGTACACTGTTATTTATGGGCCCAGCAGTTGGATTATTTCGAATGCCCTTTTGTGGCCCAAGCACCATCAACCATTTTTTCTGTGACAATGGGCCACTGATCAGACTTGCCTGTGCGGACACAACTTTACTGGAATACACTTACTTTCTCACTGCTATGATTCTTTTCCTAGGGACTTTGGCTATACATGTCATATCTTATGCCAAAATTATTTCCACTATTTTGGGCATACCATCGGCCACAGGGAGACAGAAGGCATTCTCAACGTGTGCTTCCCACATCACTGTGATTTCCATTACTTACGGTAGTTGTATTGTTCTGTATTTACGACTGAACAAACCCAGTGAGGTAGACTATAGCAAGGTAGTGGCTGTTTTTAACACTGTTGTGTCACCTTTgttgaatccattcatatactGCTTGAGAAATGAACAGTTCCAAAGTTCCTTGAAAGACACGTTCAGAAAATGTATCACCGTTTGGAAGACTCAGCAAGGGTAG